One part of the Halopenitus persicus genome encodes these proteins:
- a CDS encoding ammonium transporter — MVGAGLLAQVDPSVIAEGVNLLWVAVVCFLIFFMHAGFAMLEAGQVRAKNVANQLTKNLLTWSVGILVYFLIGFGVEAVAGGSGVSMETFTAAMTAPDGAWVNSWLFGAVFAMTAATIVSGAVAGRAKLRAYVGYTIVLSAVIYPVVAGMSWYGGGLLAGLGFTDFAGGMVVHGMGGIAGLTAAYVIGPRMDRYADDGSTNVIPGHSMTFAVLGTLVLAFGWYGFNVGTTATVFAVENGELTLGGFGVVGRVALTTTLGMAAGGIGAALGALALTKKVDTLYVANGLLAGLVGVTGIVDLVTWWGAIAVALICGLQLPFVFEFVSDTLQIDDVCAVFPVHGSAGVIGILALPFVHVNGFSVDLLVSQVVGTAVITVWTVAATAAVFGAFKAAGQARVSLEHEREGLDVSEHGVDTYPEFGKPIAADGSGTSVRADGGEEAGSEIKMVTAIVRPEKLGDIKTALAGVGAPSLTVTNVSGRGSQPAKTGQWRGEEYVVDLHQKVKVECVVADVPADEVANAIREAASTGEPGDGKVFVLPVEDALQVRTGTAGPEAV, encoded by the coding sequence ATGGTGGGCGCGGGTCTCCTCGCGCAGGTCGATCCCTCGGTGATCGCCGAGGGCGTGAACCTGCTGTGGGTCGCGGTCGTCTGTTTCCTGATCTTCTTCATGCACGCCGGCTTCGCGATGCTGGAGGCGGGGCAGGTGCGCGCGAAGAACGTGGCGAACCAGCTGACGAAGAACCTGCTGACCTGGAGCGTCGGCATCCTGGTCTACTTCCTGATCGGGTTCGGCGTCGAGGCCGTCGCGGGCGGCAGCGGCGTCTCGATGGAGACGTTCACGGCCGCGATGACCGCGCCCGACGGCGCGTGGGTCAACAGCTGGCTGTTCGGCGCCGTCTTCGCGATGACGGCGGCGACGATCGTCTCCGGCGCGGTCGCCGGCCGCGCGAAGCTCCGCGCGTACGTCGGCTACACGATCGTGTTATCGGCGGTCATCTACCCGGTCGTGGCGGGGATGTCCTGGTACGGCGGCGGCCTCCTGGCGGGACTCGGCTTCACGGACTTCGCCGGCGGGATGGTCGTCCACGGGATGGGCGGGATCGCCGGCCTCACGGCCGCGTACGTGATCGGCCCGCGGATGGACCGCTACGCCGACGACGGCTCCACGAACGTCATTCCCGGTCACTCGATGACGTTCGCGGTCCTGGGAACGCTCGTCCTCGCGTTCGGCTGGTACGGCTTCAACGTCGGCACGACCGCGACCGTCTTCGCGGTCGAGAACGGCGAGCTGACGCTCGGCGGCTTCGGGGTCGTCGGTCGCGTCGCGCTCACGACGACGCTCGGGATGGCCGCCGGGGGCATCGGCGCGGCGCTCGGGGCGCTCGCGCTCACGAAGAAGGTCGACACCCTCTACGTCGCCAACGGGCTGCTTGCGGGGCTCGTCGGCGTCACCGGGATCGTCGACCTCGTCACCTGGTGGGGCGCCATCGCGGTCGCGCTGATCTGCGGCCTCCAGCTCCCGTTCGTCTTCGAGTTCGTCTCGGACACGCTGCAGATCGACGACGTCTGTGCGGTCTTCCCGGTCCACGGCTCCGCCGGCGTCATCGGGATCCTGGCGCTGCCGTTCGTCCACGTGAACGGCTTCTCGGTCGACCTGCTCGTCTCGCAGGTGGTCGGAACCGCCGTGATCACGGTCTGGACGGTCGCGGCGACCGCGGCGGTCTTCGGCGCCTTCAAGGCGGCCGGGCAGGCCCGCGTTTCGCTTGAACACGAGCGTGAGGGGCTCGACGTCTCCGAGCACGGCGTCGACACCTACCCCGAGTTCGGCAAGCCGATCGCCGCCGACGGCTCCGGAACCAGCGTCCGTGCCGACGGCGGCGAGGAGGCAGGCTCGGAGATCAAGATGGTTACGGCGATCGTCCGCCCCGAGAAGCTCGGCGACATCAAGACGGCGCTCGCGGGAGTCGGCGCACCCTCGCTGACGGTCACGAACGTCTCCGGCCGCGGCTCCCAGCCGGCCAAGACGGGCCAGTGGCGCGGCGAGGAGTACGTCGTCGACCTCCACCAGAAGGTGAAGGTCGAGTGCGTCGTCGCCGACGTCCCGGCCGACGAGGTCGCGAACGCGATCCGCGAGGCCGCAAGCACCGGCGAGCCCGGCGACGGGAAGGTCTTCGTCCTGCCCGTCGAGGACGCGCTGCAGGTGCGCACCGGCACGGCCGGTCCAGAGGCGGTGTAA
- a CDS encoding DUF7542 family protein: MATARVTVDCDSCSFTETFPSLRRARTALEDHRRTHGHDADWSIDRLSPGVERAGADAGVCGRPECTTSDSPLVRDRLDAEE; the protein is encoded by the coding sequence ATGGCCACCGCCCGCGTGACGGTCGACTGCGATTCCTGCTCGTTCACGGAGACGTTTCCGTCCCTTCGCCGAGCGCGGACCGCCCTCGAGGACCACCGGCGAACCCACGGTCACGACGCCGACTGGTCGATCGACCGCCTCTCCCCGGGCGTGGAACGTGCCGGCGCCGATGCCGGCGTCTGTGGCCGGCCCGAATGTACGACGTCCGACTCGCCGCTGGTTCGGGACCGGCTCGACGCCGAGGAGTGA
- the hemL gene encoding glutamate-1-semialdehyde 2,1-aminomutase, with amino-acid sequence MNNDRSRALYDRALSVLPGGVNSSVRATLPHPVFVDRGDGGHVIDADGNRYVDWVMGYGPLLYGHDVPEPVTAAIQSAAADGPMYGVPTEVEVEHAEFIARHVPSVEQVRFVNSGTEATVSAVRLARGHTGRDKIVVMQGGYHGAQESTLVEGEPGSQAPSTAGVPDEFAEHTLPVPFNDPEAAREVFAEHGENIAAVLVEPILANSGIVMPVDGYHETLRELCDEHGSLLVFDEVITGFRVGGLGCAQGKLGVTPDLTTFGKIVGGGFPVGAIGGRADVMEGFTPAGDVFQAGTFSGHPVAMAAGKAYLEYAAEHDVYEHVNGLGEKLRAGITDICADQAPTYTVVGTDSLFKTIFTREGPSGEDLEACCSAGCTQDPDCPRYDYCPKTGADVASAETDRWERVFRQEMKEQGILLTGNQFESQFVSYAHTEADVEETLEAYKHAL; translated from the coding sequence ATGAATAACGACCGCTCGCGCGCGCTGTACGACCGCGCGCTCTCGGTGCTTCCCGGCGGGGTGAACTCCTCGGTGCGGGCGACGCTGCCGCACCCGGTGTTCGTCGACCGCGGCGACGGCGGCCACGTGATCGACGCGGACGGAAACCGGTACGTCGACTGGGTGATGGGCTACGGGCCGCTGTTGTACGGTCACGACGTCCCCGAGCCGGTGACGGCGGCGATCCAGTCCGCGGCGGCCGACGGCCCGATGTACGGCGTCCCGACCGAGGTCGAGGTCGAACACGCCGAGTTCATCGCGCGTCACGTCCCGAGCGTCGAGCAGGTACGGTTCGTCAACTCCGGCACGGAGGCGACCGTCTCCGCGGTCCGACTGGCCCGGGGCCACACCGGTCGCGACAAGATCGTGGTGATGCAGGGCGGCTACCACGGCGCCCAGGAGTCGACGCTCGTCGAGGGCGAACCCGGCTCGCAGGCGCCCTCCACCGCGGGCGTTCCCGACGAGTTCGCCGAACACACCCTCCCGGTGCCGTTCAACGACCCGGAGGCCGCACGCGAGGTCTTCGCCGAACACGGCGAGAACATCGCCGCGGTGCTCGTCGAACCGATCCTCGCGAACTCCGGGATCGTGATGCCGGTCGACGGCTATCACGAGACGCTGCGCGAACTGTGTGACGAGCACGGCTCGCTACTCGTCTTCGACGAGGTGATCACCGGTTTCCGCGTCGGCGGGCTGGGCTGTGCACAAGGGAAACTCGGCGTCACTCCCGATCTCACCACGTTCGGGAAGATCGTCGGCGGCGGGTTCCCGGTCGGCGCGATCGGTGGCCGCGCGGACGTGATGGAGGGGTTCACCCCGGCGGGCGACGTCTTCCAGGCGGGGACCTTCTCGGGCCACCCGGTGGCGATGGCGGCCGGAAAGGCCTACCTGGAGTACGCGGCCGAACACGACGTCTACGAGCACGTCAACGGGCTCGGCGAGAAGCTCCGCGCCGGGATCACCGACATCTGCGCCGACCAGGCGCCGACGTACACGGTCGTCGGGACGGACTCGCTTTTCAAGACGATCTTCACGCGCGAGGGGCCCAGCGGCGAGGACCTCGAGGCGTGCTGTTCGGCGGGGTGTACCCAGGATCCCGACTGTCCGCGGTACGACTACTGTCCGAAGACGGGCGCCGACGTCGCCAGCGCCGAGACCGACCGCTGGGAGCGCGTCTTCCGCCAGGAGATGAAAGAGCAGGGGATCCTTCTGACCGGCAACCAGTTCGAGAGCCAGTTCGTCTCGTACGCCCACACCGAGGCGGACGTCGAGGAGACCCTCGAGGCGTACAAACACGCGCTCTAG
- the hemC gene encoding hydroxymethylbilane synthase: protein MTRSLRLATRGSDLAVKQAATVADALATRRREVETRTVETRGDQIPDALIHELGKTGAFVRSLDEEVLAGDADLAVHSLKDVPTEGLDDLVIAGIPERGPAGDVLVTPGGRDLADLEPGSTIGTASLRRTAEIKATRPDLEVEPIRGNVDTRIEKLLAPGLQREHEARMEARSERKGDAEGDENAAADDEDGREFEATVEEWFDSLSELERGAMEREVETEYDGLVLAEAGLARSGLLEEVPTVRLERTEFVPAAGQGAIAVVAADPDVIDAIRSAVDHPRTRVETTVERTILAELGGGCIAPIGINAIVQGSYVHTTVRVLSRDGTEEVAETRDLDIERYGQDARTFGRDLADRGADELIERARKRSDEDD from the coding sequence ATGACACGATCGCTTCGACTCGCGACCCGCGGATCCGACCTCGCCGTGAAACAGGCGGCGACGGTCGCGGACGCGCTCGCGACCAGGCGCCGGGAGGTCGAGACCCGAACGGTCGAGACCCGCGGCGACCAGATCCCGGACGCGCTCATCCACGAGCTCGGGAAGACGGGCGCGTTCGTCCGGTCGCTGGACGAGGAGGTGCTCGCCGGCGACGCCGACCTCGCGGTCCACTCGCTGAAGGACGTCCCGACGGAGGGGCTCGACGACCTCGTCATCGCGGGCATCCCCGAACGCGGGCCGGCCGGCGACGTCCTCGTGACGCCCGGCGGACGTGACCTGGCCGACCTCGAGCCGGGATCGACGATCGGGACCGCCTCGCTGCGCCGCACCGCGGAGATCAAGGCCACCCGACCGGACCTCGAGGTGGAACCGATCCGCGGCAACGTCGACACGCGGATCGAGAAGCTGCTCGCGCCGGGCCTCCAGCGCGAACACGAGGCCCGGATGGAGGCCCGCTCGGAGCGAAAGGGCGACGCCGAGGGCGACGAAAACGCGGCAGCGGACGATGAGGACGGCCGCGAGTTCGAGGCGACCGTCGAGGAGTGGTTCGACTCGCTCTCCGAGTTGGAGCGCGGGGCGATGGAACGGGAGGTCGAGACCGAATACGACGGGCTGGTGCTCGCGGAGGCCGGGCTCGCACGGTCCGGCCTGCTCGAGGAGGTCCCGACCGTGCGGCTCGAGCGCACCGAGTTCGTTCCGGCGGCCGGCCAGGGCGCGATCGCCGTCGTCGCGGCGGACCCGGACGTGATCGATGCGATCCGCTCGGCCGTCGACCATCCACGGACGCGCGTGGAGACGACCGTGGAGCGGACGATCCTCGCGGAGCTGGGCGGCGGCTGTATCGCCCCGATCGGCATCAACGCGATCGTACAGGGGTCGTACGTGCACACGACCGTCCGCGTGCTCTCGCGGGACGGGACCGAGGAGGTGGCCGAAACGCGGGACCTCGACATCGAGCGGTACGGACAGGACGCGCGGACGTTCGGCCGCGATCTCGCCGACCGGGGTGCCGACGAGCTGATCGAACGCGCGCGCAAACGGAGCGACGAGGATGACTGA
- the cobA gene encoding uroporphyrinogen-III C-methyltransferase, which yields MTEDEAGTSADEAGTSADEIPTDVPDEAPGKVYLVGSGPGDPELLTVRAKRLLETADVVLHDKLPGPEIIESIPEEKREDVGKRADGEWTPQEYTNRRLVELAREGRTVVRLKGGDPFVFGRGGEELEHLAAAGVPVEVVPGITSAIAGAGVAGIPVTHRDHASSVSFVTGHEDPTKEDSAVDWEALAATGGTIVVLMGVGKLPEYVAELRSAGMAPETPVALVERATWPDMRVATGTLETIVSVRDEAGIEPPAITVIGEVAASRDRVIDALENANAAPVGNDNATPVGTETERERGAQR from the coding sequence ATGACTGAGGACGAGGCGGGGACGTCTGCGGACGAGGCGGGGACGTCTGCGGACGAGATCCCGACCGACGTTCCCGATGAGGCGCCCGGCAAGGTGTACCTCGTCGGCTCGGGTCCGGGCGATCCGGAGCTGCTGACGGTGCGGGCCAAGCGGCTCCTCGAGACGGCCGACGTCGTGCTCCACGACAAGCTGCCGGGCCCGGAGATCATCGAGTCGATCCCCGAGGAGAAGCGCGAGGACGTCGGCAAACGGGCCGACGGCGAGTGGACGCCCCAGGAGTACACCAACCGCCGGCTGGTCGAGCTCGCCCGCGAGGGGAGGACGGTCGTACGGCTGAAGGGCGGCGACCCCTTCGTGTTCGGCCGCGGCGGCGAGGAGCTCGAGCACCTCGCGGCGGCCGGCGTGCCGGTCGAGGTCGTTCCGGGCATCACCTCGGCGATCGCCGGGGCCGGCGTGGCCGGGATCCCCGTAACCCACCGGGATCACGCCTCCTCGGTGTCGTTCGTGACGGGCCACGAGGACCCGACGAAGGAGGACTCGGCGGTCGACTGGGAGGCGCTTGCGGCCACCGGCGGAACGATCGTCGTGTTGATGGGCGTCGGCAAGCTGCCGGAGTACGTCGCCGAACTCCGGAGCGCGGGGATGGCCCCCGAGACGCCCGTGGCGCTCGTCGAGCGCGCGACGTGGCCGGACATGCGCGTGGCCACCGGGACCCTCGAGACGATCGTGTCGGTCCGCGACGAGGCGGGGATCGAGCCGCCGGCGATCACGGTGATCGGCGAGGTCGCCGCAAGCCGGGACCGCGTGATCGACGCCCTCGAGAACGCCAACGCGGCGCCGGTCGGAAACGACAACGCGACGCCGGTCGGAACCGAAACCGAGCGGGAACGGGGGGCTCAGCGATGA
- a CDS encoding uroporphyrinogen-III synthase, with protein MSRQVRVAVFRPDDDRIDGASELLASLGAEPVPDPMLAVEPTGETPGEAPYVVLTSKTGVELAAERGWAPPAETTLVAIGPATAAAARKAGWTVDLIPEEYTSQGLVDLLAGRIAEESEGTEGTTNDGVAIEVARSDHGSAVLTEGLADAGADVHETVLYRLVRPEEAGRSTELAADGELEAVAFTSSLTVEHFLEAAAERGVEDAARAGLSDAVVGTIGDPTRETATAHGIDVDVVPEEATFESLATAVVERAAPSHRGE; from the coding sequence ATGAGCCGGCAGGTGCGCGTCGCCGTCTTCCGCCCGGACGACGATCGGATCGACGGCGCGTCCGAGCTGTTGGCGTCGCTGGGGGCCGAGCCGGTACCCGATCCGATGCTTGCCGTGGAGCCGACCGGCGAGACGCCGGGGGAGGCGCCCTACGTCGTCCTCACGAGCAAGACCGGGGTCGAGCTTGCCGCGGAGCGTGGCTGGGCGCCGCCCGCGGAAACGACGCTCGTCGCGATCGGCCCCGCGACCGCGGCGGCAGCCAGGAAGGCGGGCTGGACCGTCGATCTGATCCCCGAGGAGTACACCTCCCAGGGACTCGTCGACCTGCTCGCCGGCCGGATCGCCGAGGAAAGCGAGGGGACCGAAGGCACGACGAACGACGGCGTCGCGATCGAGGTCGCACGCTCGGACCACGGCAGCGCGGTCCTCACCGAGGGGCTCGCGGATGCGGGAGCCGACGTCCACGAGACGGTGCTCTACCGGCTCGTCCGCCCCGAGGAAGCCGGCCGGTCGACCGAGCTGGCCGCCGACGGAGAGCTGGAGGCCGTCGCGTTCACCTCCTCGCTGACCGTCGAGCACTTCCTCGAGGCCGCCGCCGAGCGCGGGGTCGAGGACGCTGCGCGGGCGGGACTCTCGGACGCCGTCGTCGGAACCATCGGCGACCCGACCCGGGAGACGGCCACGGCACACGGGATCGACGTCGACGTCGTTCCCGAGGAGGCGACCTTCGAGTCGCTCGCGACTGCGGTCGTCGAGCGCGCGGCGCCGAGCCACCGCGGCGAGTGA